A DNA window from Coffea arabica cultivar ET-39 chromosome 6c, Coffea Arabica ET-39 HiFi, whole genome shotgun sequence contains the following coding sequences:
- the LOC113692215 gene encoding subtilisin-like protease SBT4.15 has product MASSFMGGALRDPCSLDTRLDLLTGCAVRLPLRAAVVFQIKQWLSVGYQTYIVYMGELPEEGISTVDEHHNLLQETIGNERIARESKIHSYGRSFNGFVARLLPHEAKSLSQKKGVVSVFPNTVQKLRTTRSWDFIGMPETVERNHQVESETIVAVLDTGIWIKSPSFNDEGYGPPPPKWKGKCAKGANFTGCNRKVIGAQYFNLGGGASDGPISPVDLVGHGTHTSSTAAGVPVRDASLFGLAEGTARGGVPSARIAMYKVCWGVGCDDMDLLAGFDAAIADGVDIISVSIGGPSRRFFEDPMAIGSFHALKRGILTSCSAGNSGPDLQSVENVAPWIMTVAASSIDRQFVSTVKLGEGDTISGVSINTFTPTKQMYPLTNGDRAANSSTANYGNVSACDYGTLSASKVRGNIVFCRGRGQDSTIQELGGVGVIMSADQYTDMASACLIPATTVNVTDGELIDHYINSTKAPKAVIDKAVTVNMTAPFIASFSSRGPQVIALNVLKPDVAAPGLDILAAYSQLVSLTGDTSDKRIVEYNILSGTSMACPHAAAAAAYVKTFHPKWSPAAIKSALMTTAKSMKIKPIGLALASGAGQINPRKALDPGLVYDLDVNSYVSFLCKEGYNDTAITAITGDRTSNCSSFPPAKGTDGLNYPSMHLQLVDPTSNNTDISAIFYRTVTYVGEGKTVYRAKVKSPKVLSVTVVPKVLSFTKQHQKRSFKVMVKGNFVRRKSWLMSASLVWSNCRHNVKSPVLIYRPPV; this is encoded by the exons ACATACATCGTGTACATGGGAGAACTGCCGGAGGAGGGGATATCTACAGTGGATGAACACCACAATCTTCTGCAAGAAACAATTGGAAA TGAAAGGATAGCTAGAGAATCAAAGATACACAGCTACGGACGAAGCTTTAACGGGTTTGTGGCAAGACTGTTGCCTCATGAAGCTAAGAGCTTATCGC AGAAAAAGGGCGTCGTTTCAGTGTTTCCTAACACTGTACAAAAGCTTCGAACCACAAGATCGTGGGATTTCATTGGAATGCCGGAGACGGTTGAAAGAAACCATCAAGTAGAGAGCGAAACCATAGTTGCTGTCCTGGATACAG GAATATGGATTAAGTCACCAAGTTTCAACGATGAAGGCTACGGTCCTCCACCTCCAAAATGGAAGGGCAAATGCGCCAAGGGTGCTAACTTCACTGGATGTAACAG AAAGGTGATTGGCGCACAATACTTCAATCTGGGAGGAGGTGCTTCGGACGGGCCAATTAGTCCAGTGGATCTTGTAGGACATGGCACCCATACATCCTCTACTGCTGCTGGCGTACCCGTTCGAGATGCGAGCTTGTTCGGCCTGGCAGAAGGGACTGCACGAGGAGGAGTGCCTTCGGCCCGTATTGCCATGTACAAAGTCTGCTGGGGCGTGGGATGCGACGACATGGACCTATTAGCAGGGTTCGATGCTGCAATTGCTGACGGCGTGGACATCATATCAGTGTCCATCGGAGGACCTTCAAGAAGGTTCTTTGAGGATCCAATGGCAATTGGATCCTTCCATGCTCTGAAGAGAGGAATCTTGACTTCTTGTTCTGCAGGAAATTCCGGGCCTGATTTGCAATCCGTTGAGAATGTGGCCCCATGGATCATGACTGTAGCTGCTAGTAGCATAGATCGACAATTTGTATCGACCGTGAAGTTGGGTGAAGGAGACACAATATCT GGAGTTTCTATTAACACTTTCACACCCACGAAACAAATGTATCCTTTAACAAACGGCGATCGTGCAGCAAATAGTAGCACGGCGAATTATGGAAATGTCAG TGCTTGTGATTATGGCACTCTAAGCGCGAGTAAAGTGAGAGGCAACATAGTATTCTGCCGTGGACGAGGCCAAGACTCCACCATTCAAGAATTGGGAGGAGTCGGAGTAATCATGTCAGCGGATCAGTACACAGACATGGCTTCTGCTTGCTTGATACCTGCAACCACTGTAAATGTTACCGACGGCGAACTGATTGATCACTACATCAATTCGACCAA GGCCCCCAAAGCTGTTATAGACAAGGCAGTAACAGTTAATATGACGGCACCATTCATTGCATCCTTTTCATCCAGAGGGCCACAGGTGATTGCGCTCAACGTTCTCAAG CCTGATGTTGCTGCACCAGGACTCGACATATTAGCTGCTTATTCCCAATTGGTTTCCCTGACTGGTGATACCAGCGACAAACGGATTGTAGAATATAATATCTTATCGGGAACATCAATGGCATGTCCTCATGCGGCTGCAGCCGCCGCCTATGTCAAGACGTTTCATCCCAAATGGTCTCCTGCTGCTATCAAGTCTGCTCTGATGACTACCG CAAAATCAATGAAGATCAAGCCAATAGGTCTCGCATTAGCCTCCGGTGCAGGCCAAATCAACCCGAGAAAGGCATTGGATCCCGGGCTAGTCTATGACCTCGATGTCAACTCTTACGTAAGCTTTCTGTGTAAAGAGGGATACAACGACACAGCCATTACAGCAATTACTGGCGACAGGACTAGCAACTGCTCAAGCTTCCCACCTGCTAAAGGAACTGATGGCCTGAACTACCCTTCCATGCACTTGCAACTGGTGGATCCTACGTCGAACAATACCGacatttctgcaattttctacCGCACGGTGACGTATGTTGGGGAGGGTAAAACAGTATACAGAGCAAAGGTTAAGTCGCCTAAGGTTCTGTCTGTCACAGTTGTTCCAAAGGTCCTGTCTTTCACCAAGCAACACCAGAAAAGGTCTTTCAAAGTGATGGTCAAGGGGAATTTTGTTCGGCGAAAGTCATGGTTAATGTCAGCATCACTTGTGTGGAGTAACTGTAGGCACAATGTCAAAAGTCCTGTCTTAATATATCGGCCACCAGTTTAG